The Streptomyces sp. BA2 genome includes the window GTCGGCGGTGAGGACTTCCCCGAGGGGCACGCCCATGAAGGGCTGCGTCCCTCGCCCGAGATGCCCGGCAGCCCCGACGTCTGGGTGCTGGGGGCGAGCGTGTCGAGCGCCGAGGCGACGGCTCGGCTCGGACTGCCCTACGCCTACGCCCACTTCCTGGGTCCCGACCAGACCGAGCAGGCGGTGCGCCGGTACCGCGAGGCGTTCGTGCCGCACACCGCGGGCGACCGGCCGCGCGTCATCCTGGGCATCGGGGTGTACTGCGCGGAGACGGAGGCCGAGGCCCGCGCACTGTTCTCCGGCCACCGGCTGTTCCGCAAGCGCATGGAGGCGGGGATCGCCGGGCCGGTCCCCTCGCCCCAGCAGGCGATCGAGGAGCTGGGCGAGGAGGCCGCGCTCGCCCCGGACCCCGGGCCCGGACACGACGGGCACGACGCCTACGTGCGCAACGCCGTCGGCACGCCCGAGCAGGTGCACTCCCGCATCACCGAACTGGCGGACACCCTCGGCGTCGACGAAGTGGCCGTGATCAATTCGATCCACGACCACAAGGCGCGGATGCGCTGCTACGAGCTGCTCGCCGAGGCCTTCGGCCTGAAACCGCGCGCCCAGCACCGCTGACGCCCGCGCGCTTCGGCGCGATTCGCTCCCCCCCGCAGGCCTTACGGCCTGTGACCCATGCCCTATGAGAGGACCCACATGAAGACCCAATCCGCCCTGCGCATCGCGGCCGTGGCCGTCGCGGCGGTCGTGACGGCAGGTACGGCCACCGCCGCCTCCGGCGCGGAGCAGACGGCCGGCACCGACCTGGGAGTGCTGCCCGGTGGAAACAACAGCCTCGCCTTCGACGTGAACAACGGCGGTCTGGTCGTCGGTTACTCGAACAACAGCGAGGGCTCCAACCGCGCCGTCCTCTGGGACAAGCAGGGCAACGCCGACGCCTTCGGCACGCTGCCCGGGGACACCGACAGCGTCGCCTACACCGTCAACGACAAGGGCACCGCGCTGGTGGGCCGGTCCTACGTCCCGAACGGCGCCCAGCGGCCCGTGAAGTGGAACCGCACCGGCACCATCACGGAGCTGCCCGCTCCCGCCGGTTCGACCATAGCCAGGGCGTATGCCGTCAATGACGCGGGGACCGTGGTCGGTTTCGCGACCGGCAGCGACGGGCTTTACAAGGCCGTGCGATGGAGCGCGGACAACAAGCTGAGCCTGCTTCCCCCGCTGCCGGGCGACCAGGCCTCGGGCGCCGCCTGGATCACCAACACCGGGACGACCGCCGGTTACTCCAAGGACGCGCAGGGCGGCAGCCGCGCGGTGCTGTGGAACCGTGCCGGCGACGTCACCGCGCTCAACGCGCCCAAGGGGCACACCGGGGCCCAGGCGATCTCGGCCAGCGACACCGGTATCACGGTCGGCAACTCCGTCACCGGAGAGACCTCGCACGCGCTGCGCTGGAGCCGCAGCGGCAAGGTCACCGAGCTGGCGCCGCTGCCGGGTGACGCCTCGGCCCAGGCGTTCGGCGTCAACGACTCGGGCACGGCGATCGGCTTCTCGGTCGCGCCCGACGGCCAGCGCAAGGCGGTGCGCTGGAGTGCCGGCGGCACGCCCACCCACCTGACCGGGGGTGTGGGTCACGCCGCGGTGTACGGCATCAACGACTTCGGCTCGACGGCGGGCTTCACCAGCACGACCGACGGCAAGAACCGCTCGACCCTGTGGGAGGACTGACGTGCTGTCCCACCCTCTCCCCGTGAAGCAGGCCGCACCCGTCCGCACAGGGGGCCGGGGCTCTCTCGTACGCCGCGTACTCGCTGTCGTCGCGGCGGGCGTGACCCTGGCCGCCACCCCCCTCGCCTCGGCTCACGCCGCGCCCGCCGGCACCGTCCTGGCCCCGCTGCCCGGCGGTACGTTCAGCACGGCCTACGGGATCGACGACAACGGCGTGGTCGTGGGCTACGCCGGGACCGCCGCGGGACACACCCACGCGGCGCGCTGGAGCGCGGACGGCCGCCGCGTGAAGGACCTGGGCACCTTGCCCGGAGACACGGAGAGCATCGCGTACACCGTCCGTGAGGACGGCACGATCGTCGGCATGTCGGCCGGCCGGGACAAGGTCGAGGACGCCGTGAAGTGGACCCGGTCCGGTGCGGTGGTCCGACTGCCGGGCCTGCCGGGCGCCACCGAGACGCGCGCCTACGGGATCAACGACAACGGCGCCGCCGTCGGCATCTCCAGCACCCCGACCGGTGTGCACCGGCCGGTCAGGTGGAGTGCGAGGGGCGAGGTCACCGCGCTGACCACGCTGCCCGGCGACCCGGCCGGAGGCGTCGGCGGCATCAACGACCGCGGCGTGTCGGTCGGTTACTCGGGCACGCCCGGCGGCGTACTCACTTCGCTGCGATGGGCCGCCGACGGGACGCCCACCGAGCTCGAACCCCTGGCGGGGGACAACTCCAGCCATGCGAGCTGGATCAACAACGCGGGTGTCGCCGTGGGCCATTCGTACGTGGCAGGCGCCCATCCGCTGATCCGTCCGCTGCGGTGGGAGGCCGACGGCACCCCGGTGGCGCTCGAACTGCTGCCGGGGGACACCGGCGGCTCCAGCTGGGGCATCAACGACGAGGGATACAGCACCGGTTACACCTACGCCCCGGGTGGTCAGACGCACGCCGTGCGGTGGGCACCCGACGGCACGGTGACCAAGCTCGGCGTCCTGGAGTCCGGTGCCGGTGAGGGCTACCAGATCAACGCCCATGGAGCCGTCGCGGGCTATACGACCTCGGACGACGGGGCCACGCTGGCCGCGCTCTGGAAGGACTGAGCCCCCTACCATGCCGACAAAATCCGAAGCGCCGCCCCTGGGCCGGCCGTTGATCGTCCTGGCCGGTGTCCAGATGGTCGGCTCGTTCGCCGCTCTTCTGGACGCCACCATCGTGACCGTCGCGCTGGACGCCACCTCCCGGGAGTTCGACGCCTCGGAAAGCGCGGTCGCCTGGGCCAGCACGGCGTATCTGCTGACCATGGCGCTGGTCACCCCCGTGGTGGGGTGGGCCATCGACCGCTTCGGCGCCAGACGCATGTGGATGTCCGCCCTGACGGTCTTCCTGGTCGGGTCGGTGCTGTGCGGCCTGGCCTGGTCACTGGAGAGCCTGGTCGCCTTCCGGGTCGTCCAGGGCATCGGGGGCGGCCTTGTGCTCCCGCTGAACATGGCGATCCTCGCCCAGGCGGCGGGGCCGGAGCGCTTCGGCCGGATCATGAGCATGGTCGGCATCCCCGGCCAACTGGCCCCGATCATGGGGCCGGTGCTCGGTGGTGTGATCGTCGCGGCCGCCGGATGGCGTTGGATCTTCTTCATCAACATTCCGCTGTGCCTGCTGGCGCTGGTCCTGTCGTGGCGGGTGCTGCCCGCCGGACTCCCGCCGGGCAAGGCACCGCTGGACCGGGTGGGTCTGGCGCTGCTGCCGCCCGGCCTGGTGCTGCTCGTGTACGGCTTCTCCCGCATCGCCGATGCGGGGGAAGCCTCCAGCGCGATGCCCGCGCTGTGCCTGGCCGTCGGTGCCGTGCTGCTCGTCGCGTTCGTCGTCCACGCGCTGCGCGTGGAGGCTCCCCTGATCGACCTGCGGCTGTTCGTCCACCGGACGTTCACCGCCTCCTCCGTGATGACCTTCCTGCACGGCATCGCGGTCTACGGCCCCCTGCTGCTGCTCCCGCTGTTCTATGCGCGAGTACGGGGCTACGACGCGGGCGAGGTCGGCTGGCTGCTCGCGCCGCAGGGCATCGGATCGCTGATCGGTATCTCGGTGGCAGGGTCGCTGGCCGACCGGTACGGGGCCCGGCCGCTGGTGATCGGCAGCACCGTCCTGACGTTCGTCGGCACGCTTCCCTTCACCCAACTCTCCGCGGATCCGCCGGTGTCGCTGCTGAGCGCCGCCCTCGTGGTGCGCGGATTCGGGGTCGGCCTGCTCGGGGTAGCCATCGTCACCGCCGCCTACCGCGACGTGCCCGCGGAGCGGATCTCCCGGGCGACCGGCACCATCAGCGTCGTCCAGCGGGTCGGGGCCTCGTCCGGCACCGCGGTGATCGCCCTCGTCCTGGGGCTCCAGCTGGCGGACGCCTCCGCCGCGCCGGCCGCCGAAGCGGGCGCCTACGGCAACACCTTCTGGTGGTCCGCGGGGCTGACCCTCGTGGCCCTGATCCCCGCAGCCCTGTTGCCCCGCATGCGACCGGCGGCGGATCGACAGGACGCGGGCGGTGCGGACGCCGCGCCGCGGCAGCGGTCGGACTCGGGCCGTCCGGCCTCGTGAGCGTCTCGTGCGCTTCTCGAGGAGACGTCGAGAGGCGCCGGGCAGTCTCTGCGCCGGTAGCCGTCAGCTCTCACGGTGTCTCATCATGGAATCGAGGTCGACGCGATGCGCGTGCTGTTCGCCGTCTCTCCGGGACTGGCCCATCTCTATCCATCGTCCGGTCTCGCCTGGGCGTTCCGCGTCGCGGGTCACGATGTCGCCGTGGCCACTTCGGGTGTCTCCACCGAGGCCGCGGCCCACGCGGGTTTCGCGGTGCGTGAGGTGTCGCCCGGTGCCGATTTCGCCGCCGTCTTCAGGCGGCCGGGATCGGCTCAGGAGCGGGCGCGCGCCAGCCGGGAGCTGGGACTGGCCGTTGCCGAGAACCCGCGGACGCCGGACACCATCCTGGAGAAGTTCTCCCGGGTCAGCGATCTGATGCTGGAGGGCACCCTTCGCTTCGCCGAGGCCTGGCAGCCGGATCTCATCGTGTACTCCCGGCTGCAGGGGGCGGCACTGGTCGCCGCGCGGGCTCTGGGCGTGCCGGCGGTCGACCACGGGTTCAGCTTCATGCGCGAGGGAGCGCTGCCCGAGCGCTACCTTCCGTACCTGACTCCCCTGTACGAACGGGCGGGCGTCCCGGCCGAGTTGCCCTCCATCACGTCCTTGTACTTCGCTCCCCAGCACATGATGCACGGAGAGGGCGAGGGATGGCCCATGCGGGCCGTCCCCTTCCAGGGGGGCGGCACCCTGCCCGACTGGATGGCCGAGCCCAAGAGCCGCCCCCGCGTCTGTGTCACGCTGGGCACCACGGTGCCCCGTGTGAGTGGTGTCGGCAGCCTGGAGAGCGTGCTGAACGCGGCCGGTGACGTCGACGCGGAGTTCGTGCTCGCGCTCGGCGACGACCCGGAACTCGACACCCTGGGCACGCTGCCCGACAACGTGCGGCTCGTCGGCTATACGCCGCTCAGCACGCTGCTCACCACGTGTGACGCGGTCATCCACCACGGCGGTGCGGGGACCACTCTGGCCTCCTCCCACGCCGCGGTTCCGCAGCTGGCGATGCCCCACGGCGCCGACAACTGGCTCAACGCCGCCATGATCGAGCGGTGCGGGCTCGGCCTGAACCGCGAGCCGGGCGACGTGGACGCGGCGCTGCTCAAGACACTGCTGCACGACGAGGGGCTGCGCGCGTCCGTCCGGGACGGCGCGCGTGCGCTGACCGCGGAGCCGGGCCCCGACCAGATCGTGCCGCGCCTGCTCGACCTCATCGGAAAGTGATCCAGGTCACTTTCGATGATCCCGATCCACCTTGACCTCAAGCCTGCTTGAGGTCGGACACTCAGTACAACAGCTATCAAGGAGTATGACGTTGAGCGACAACAAGATCATTCTCGTCGTCGGCGCCACCGGGAACCAGGGTGGCGCCACGGCCCGCGAGCTGCTGTCTCGCGGATGGACCGTGCACGCACTGGTGCGTAACCCCGACAAGCCGGAGGCGCGGGCGATCGAGGAGCAGGGCGCCGTACTCGTCCAGGGTGACCTCGACGACGTCGAGTCGCTGCGTCGTGCCATGGCAGGCGTGCACGGTGTGTTCAGCGTGCAGGCGCTGGCCTACGAGCCGGAGACCCTCGCCGACGAGGTGCGCCAGGGCAAGACGGTGGCCGATGTGGCCAAGGAGAGCGGCGTCGCGCACCTGGTGTACAGCTCCGTGGACGGTGCCGAGCGCGGCAGCGGCATCGACCACTTCGAGAGCAAGGCCGAGATCGAGAAGCACGTCCTGTCGCTCGACATCCCCACCACGATCCTGCGGCCGGTGTTCTTCATGAACAACCTGCTGTACTTCTCCGTGGAGGACGGCGAGCGAGTGATGAAGCTGCCGGTGAAGCCCGAGCGGCCGATGCAGTTCATCGCCTCCGACGACATCGGCTTCTTCGCTGCCGAAGCCTTCGACAAGCCCAAGGAGTACATCGGCCGCCAGGTCGCGCTCGGCGGTGACGAGATCAGCTTCTCCGAGGTCGCCGCGGTCTACGAGCGGCTCACCGGTACGCCGACCCGCCTTGAGCCGCAGCCCATCGAGGACCGGATGTTCGTGTGGTTCGCCGAGGAGGGCTACCAGGCGGACATCCCGGCGCTGCGAAAGCAGCACCCCGGCCTGCTGACGCTGGAGAAGTTCCTCTCCCAGCGGCTGCCCGCCGCCTCCTGACCCGGCCCGGCCGCGCACCCCGCGCCCGTGAGCCTCGGCGACCCCCGCCGAGCGCCCACGGGCGTTCGCCGTTCGCCGCGCGGGCCTTGGGCACACCTCGACCGTTCCTCCAGGGGTCCTGGCGACCCTCGACGAGGCAGTGCACCGCAGCAGCCCCGAGAGGCAGCAGCCCCGAGAGCGGGAGGACCAGGACACATGGCAGTACACGAGCAGGCGGCGCGAGCCGCGCACGAGGTCAAGGTGGCGGCACCTGCCCAGCAGGTCTACCGGCTCCTTGCCGACCTCGACAACTGGCCCTGGATGTTCCGGCCGTTCGTCCACGTCGAACTCCTGGGAACCGAAGGGGACTTCGAGCGGGTAGGGATGTGGACCACGACCGGGGACGAGGTCGGGCACTGGATCGCCCTGCGGCGCCTGGACGAGGCCCGGCTGCGCATCGACTTCCGTCCCCAGACGCCCGAGGCCCCGCTGGCGACCATGCAGCGCACGTGGGTCGTCGAGCCGCTGTCCGAGCGGGAGTGCACCGTCCGGCTGCTGCACCGCTACACCCTCACCGAGGACGATCCCGCGGCGCGCGAGGCCACCGACCACGTGATCGACACGATCGCCGGCGCCGAGACCGAGGCCGTGCGGACAGCGGCCGAACTGGCGAACGAGACACCGGAGTTGCTCGTCACCGTCACCGACACCGTCGACATCGAGGCGCGGGCCGGCGAGGTGTACCGCACCCTGTACGACGTGCGTGCCTGGCCCAGGATCCTGACGCACGTCGCGCGGGCGAAGACCCTGCAGGATGCCGAAGGGCTGCAACTCGTGGAGATCGACACGGTGGAGGCGGCCGGCGGGCTGCTCGCCATGCGGACCGCGCGGGTGGGCCGCCCCGCGCACACCATCGCGTACAAGCAACTCGTGCTGCCGCCGATCGGCAGCAGTCACCATGTCCGCTGGCACATCGCACCGACGCCGAAGGGCGCCCGTGTGACGTCCGAGCAGACGGCTGTCATCGACCGGGACGGCGTCGAGCGGATGCTGGGCCAGGGCAACAGCACGGCCGAGGCCACGTCCTTCGTACGGCGCGAGCTGAGCGCGAAGGCCCGGTTGCTTCTCGGGGGCGTGAAGGAGCACCTGGAGACGCGGTGAGCTCCGGTACGCGTGTGGCCCGCCCCTCTCAGCTGGGGCGGGCCACACGCGTACCGCGTACCTCAGTCGAGCGTGAGGACGATCTTGCCGTGTCCGTGCCCGGTCTCCAGGGCCCGGTGCGCGTCCGCGGCCCGCGCCAGGGGATAGGCGCCCCGGATGTGCAGCTCGATGCGGCCCTGTGCGTACAGCTCGACCAGCTCGCGCAGACGCGTGGTCGACCGGGCGGGCGCGAGGAGGGGCACCCCCAGTTCCTGGGCCGTCTCATCGGCGACCATGGTGCGGATCCGGTTGCGGTCCTTGACCACCTCCACGGAGGCGCGCAGGGCCTCGGGACCCACGTTGTCCATCGCGGCGTCCACGCCCTGCGGTGCCACGGCCCGCACTCGGTCGGCGAGACCCTCGCCGTACGTCACCGGCACGGCACCGATGGACCGCAGATACGCGTGATTCGCCTCGCTGGCCGTACCGATGACCGTGGTGGCCCCCCACGCCTTGGCGAGCTGCACCGAGAACGTGCCGAGCGCCCCCGCGGCAGCGTGGATCAGCACGGTGTCGCCGGGGCCGACCTTCATGTCCTGCAGAGCCATGTGCGCGCCCTGGCCGTTGCCGGAGAACCCGCCGGCGATCTGCCACGGCATGTTCGCCGGCTTGTGCACGACCTTGGCGACCGGCGCCACCACGTACTCGGCGTAGCAGCCCAGGGTGCTGAACCCGAGCACCTCGGCGCCCACCTCGAACTCCGTGACGCCTTCGCCGGCTTGGTCGACGACGCCGGCGAACTCGTTGCCGGGCACCACCGGCGGCTCGACCGCCTTCAGATAGGGCGGCGTCCAGCCGCCGCGGATACGGGCGTCGAAGTGCTGGACACCCGCGACCCGCACCCGCACCCGCACCTCACCTGGACCGGCCTGAGGAGGGGCCACGTCCGACAGCGTCAGGACCTCAGGTCCGCCGAACGTCGTCAGGGCTGCAGCCTTCATGGCGATCACCGCGCATTCATCGTCGGTTGGGGAATCGGGATTCGGGATTCGGATCATGATCTCTCGAACGGGTCGAGGCCGTTTCGAGAACCGCTCGATACGCGGTCACCGAAACGGCCTCGGCACCCTTCAGCCCCGCTGGGACACCTCGGCGAGTGTCCGCAGGACGGCGGTCTGCTTGGCGTCGCGCTCGCGCACCAGCTCCTCGAA containing:
- a CDS encoding aromatase/cyclase → MAVHEQAARAAHEVKVAAPAQQVYRLLADLDNWPWMFRPFVHVELLGTEGDFERVGMWTTTGDEVGHWIALRRLDEARLRIDFRPQTPEAPLATMQRTWVVEPLSERECTVRLLHRYTLTEDDPAAREATDHVIDTIAGAETEAVRTAAELANETPELLVTVTDTVDIEARAGEVYRTLYDVRAWPRILTHVARAKTLQDAEGLQLVEIDTVEAAGGLLAMRTARVGRPAHTIAYKQLVLPPIGSSHHVRWHIAPTPKGARVTSEQTAVIDRDGVERMLGQGNSTAEATSFVRRELSAKARLLLGGVKEHLETR
- a CDS encoding NmrA/HSCARG family protein, producing the protein MTLSDNKIILVVGATGNQGGATARELLSRGWTVHALVRNPDKPEARAIEEQGAVLVQGDLDDVESLRRAMAGVHGVFSVQALAYEPETLADEVRQGKTVADVAKESGVAHLVYSSVDGAERGSGIDHFESKAEIEKHVLSLDIPTTILRPVFFMNNLLYFSVEDGERVMKLPVKPERPMQFIASDDIGFFAAEAFDKPKEYIGRQVALGGDEISFSEVAAVYERLTGTPTRLEPQPIEDRMFVWFAEEGYQADIPALRKQHPGLLTLEKFLSQRLPAAS
- a CDS encoding NADP-dependent oxidoreductase, with translation MKAAALTTFGGPEVLTLSDVAPPQAGPGEVRVRVRVAGVQHFDARIRGGWTPPYLKAVEPPVVPGNEFAGVVDQAGEGVTEFEVGAEVLGFSTLGCYAEYVVAPVAKVVHKPANMPWQIAGGFSGNGQGAHMALQDMKVGPGDTVLIHAAAGALGTFSVQLAKAWGATTVIGTASEANHAYLRSIGAVPVTYGEGLADRVRAVAPQGVDAAMDNVGPEALRASVEVVKDRNRIRTMVADETAQELGVPLLAPARSTTRLRELVELYAQGRIELHIRGAYPLARAADAHRALETGHGHGKIVLTLD
- a CDS encoding MDR family MFS transporter gives rise to the protein MPTKSEAPPLGRPLIVLAGVQMVGSFAALLDATIVTVALDATSREFDASESAVAWASTAYLLTMALVTPVVGWAIDRFGARRMWMSALTVFLVGSVLCGLAWSLESLVAFRVVQGIGGGLVLPLNMAILAQAAGPERFGRIMSMVGIPGQLAPIMGPVLGGVIVAAAGWRWIFFINIPLCLLALVLSWRVLPAGLPPGKAPLDRVGLALLPPGLVLLVYGFSRIADAGEASSAMPALCLAVGAVLLVAFVVHALRVEAPLIDLRLFVHRTFTASSVMTFLHGIAVYGPLLLLPLFYARVRGYDAGEVGWLLAPQGIGSLIGISVAGSLADRYGARPLVIGSTVLTFVGTLPFTQLSADPPVSLLSAALVVRGFGVGLLGVAIVTAAYRDVPAERISRATGTISVVQRVGASSGTAVIALVLGLQLADASAAPAAEAGAYGNTFWWSAGLTLVALIPAALLPRMRPAADRQDAGGADAAPRQRSDSGRPAS
- a CDS encoding nucleotide disphospho-sugar-binding domain-containing protein; its protein translation is MSHHGIEVDAMRVLFAVSPGLAHLYPSSGLAWAFRVAGHDVAVATSGVSTEAAAHAGFAVREVSPGADFAAVFRRPGSAQERARASRELGLAVAENPRTPDTILEKFSRVSDLMLEGTLRFAEAWQPDLIVYSRLQGAALVAARALGVPAVDHGFSFMREGALPERYLPYLTPLYERAGVPAELPSITSLYFAPQHMMHGEGEGWPMRAVPFQGGGTLPDWMAEPKSRPRVCVTLGTTVPRVSGVGSLESVLNAAGDVDAEFVLALGDDPELDTLGTLPDNVRLVGYTPLSTLLTTCDAVIHHGGAGTTLASSHAAVPQLAMPHGADNWLNAAMIERCGLGLNREPGDVDAALLKTLLHDEGLRASVRDGARALTAEPGPDQIVPRLLDLIGK
- a CDS encoding LLM class flavin-dependent oxidoreductase, which codes for MHLSVIDQSPVPDGFSPAEALQHSLELATLADELGYHRYWVAEHHASPFQAGAAPEILTGQILARTSGIRVGSGGVLLPYYSPFKVAEVFRVLHALYPDRVDLGVGRAHLSREPAVRALRRDAADPLDGSDFLDKVQELRTFVGGEDFPEGHAHEGLRPSPEMPGSPDVWVLGASVSSAEATARLGLPYAYAHFLGPDQTEQAVRRYREAFVPHTAGDRPRVILGIGVYCAETEAEARALFSGHRLFRKRMEAGIAGPVPSPQQAIEELGEEAALAPDPGPGHDGHDAYVRNAVGTPEQVHSRITELADTLGVDEVAVINSIHDHKARMRCYELLAEAFGLKPRAQHR